One region of Macadamia integrifolia cultivar HAES 741 chromosome 11, SCU_Mint_v3, whole genome shotgun sequence genomic DNA includes:
- the LOC122093540 gene encoding 5' exonuclease Apollo-like → MEKGMISVDRWSEQSQAYFLTHLHADHTNGLSSKWSKGPIFCSPVTAKLFPFKFPGFHLSLLTVLEIGISHLISLVSPSTGLETSVHVTAIDAHHCPGAVMLLFRGEFGCILYTGDFRWESTSERANLGKNTLVNALMGDKVDFIHLDNTYCNPLYSFPPREVVAHQVHFHMCFFFFFFG, encoded by the exons ATGGAGAAGGGGATGATAAGCGTGGATCGATGGAGTGAGCAGAGCCAGGCTTATTTCCTCACTCATCTCCATGCAGATCACACCAATGGCTTATCTTCCAAATGGAGCAAAGGTCCAATCTTTTGCTCCCCCGTTACCGCTAAGCTCTTTCCCTTCAAATTCCCTGGTTTCCACCTTTCCCTGCTCACGGTTTTGGAGATCGGAATTTCACATTTGATTTCTTTGGTATCTCCTTCCACCGGATTGGAAACTTCGGTTCATGTTACAGCCATTGATGCTCACCATTGTCCTG GTGCTGTCATGTTATTGTTTCGTGGTGAATTTGGATGTATCCTTTACACTGGTGATTTCCGTTGGGAATCAACCAGTGAAAGGGCAAATTTAGGGAAGAACACACTCGTCAACGCTCTCATGGGTGATAAAGTGGACTTCATTCACCTAGACAACACTTACTGTAATCCATTGTATTCCTTCCCTCCTCGAGAAGTTGTTGCCCACCAGGTTCACTTCcatatgtgtttttttttttttttttttgggtga